One Anser cygnoides isolate HZ-2024a breed goose chromosome 6, Taihu_goose_T2T_genome, whole genome shotgun sequence genomic region harbors:
- the NEUROD1 gene encoding neurogenic differentiation factor 1, with protein sequence MTKSYSESGLMGEPPAQGPPGWADECLSSQDEEHEADKKEEDLEALPAEVEEDPLRNGEEEDEEDDLDEEEEEEEDDDDDEQKPKRRGPKKKKMTKARMERFKLRRMKANARERNRMHGLNAALDNLRKVVPCYSKTQKLSKIETLRLAKNYIWALSEILRSGKSPDLVSFVQTLCKGLSQPTTNLVAGCLQLNPRTFLPEQSPDVPPHMPAAGAPFAAPPYPYQSPGLPSPPYGTMDSSHLFHLKPPHAYGAALEPFFEGGLPDGASPAFDGPLSPPLSINGNFSFKHEPAADFDKSYAFTMHYPAASLAAAPGHAAAVFSGAAARCELPLDGLGAPYEGHPPHERVLSAPLNAIFHD encoded by the coding sequence ATGACCAAGTCGTACAGCGAGAGCGGGCTGATGGGCGAGCCCCCGGCGCAGGGCCCCCCGGGCTGGGCAGACGAGTGCCTCAGCTCGCAGGACGAGGAGCACGAGGCCGACAAGAAGGAGGAGGACCTGGAGGCGCTGCCCGCCGAGGTCGAGGAGGACCCGCTGCGCAAcggcgaggaggaggacgaggaggatgACctggacgaggaggaggaggaggaggaggacgacgacgacgacgagCAGAAGCCCAAGCGGCGGGGCcccaagaagaagaagatgaccAAGGCGCGCATGGAGCGCTTCAAGCTGCGGCGCATGAAGGCCAACGCCCGGGAGCGCAACCGCATGCACGGGCTGAACGCGGCCCTGGACAACCTGCGCAAGGTGGTGCCCTGCTACTCCAAGACGCAGAAGCTCTCCAAGATCGAGACGCTGCGCCTGGCCAAGAACTACATCTGGGCGCTCTCCGAGATCCTGCGCTCCGGCAAGAGCCCGGACCTCGTCTCCTTCGTGCAGACCCTGTGCAAGGGCCTGTCGCAGCCCACCACCAACCTGGTGGccggctgcctgcagctcaACCCGCGGACTTTCCTGCCCGAGCAGAGCCCGGACGTGCCGCCGCACATGCCGGCGGCCGGGGCGCCCTTCGCGGCGCCCCCCTACCCGTACCAGTCGCCGGGGCTGCCCAGCCCGCCCTACGGCACCATGGACAGCTCCCACCTCTTCCACCTCAAGCCGCCGCACGCCTACGGCGCCGCGCTCGAGCCCTTCTTCGAGGGCGGCCTCCCCGACGGCGCCAGCCCCGCCTTCGACGGCCCGCTCAGCCCGCCCCTCAGCATCAACGGCAACTTCTCCTTCAAGCACGAGCCCGCCGCCGACTTCGACAAGAGCTACGCCTTCACCATGCACTACCCCGCCGCCTCCCTGGCCGCCGCGCCCGGCCACGCCGCCGCCGTCTTCTcgggcgccgccgcccgctgcgAGCTGCCCCTGGACGGCCTGGGGGCGCCCTACGAGGGCCACCCGCCCCACGAGCGGGTCCTGAGCGCCCCGCTCAACGCCATCTTCCACGACTGA